In Pecten maximus unplaced genomic scaffold, xPecMax1.1, whole genome shotgun sequence, one genomic interval encodes:
- the LOC117320189 gene encoding uncharacterized protein LOC117320189, whose protein sequence is MHAEMTPKSAPGGSRLYNHMTFQLLYSSRNLSLPCGMTLPGWHLVKPVNVTWKPRHGLQHLSDIVENGPVNALKHNKGLQPDGNCLSSSVKHNTFQRREMDEVTAKRKRSAAKGRFHRICRRFNESLHEAPPIPVLREIVKDLEMSYNELDARTTDFLELLDDEIDSDRIKELQSDMDSIYKELCDIKSMLSRKTEEKQVETKKLVTQTMKVKKLDTPEFSGKIRDYPSFKRDYERHMVPSYGEDPFALKKCLSGVALSCVKGVDDDFREMFRRLDIKYGRPEKLSDAVLCELKTLKPVKEGDHRGLVSLIEVVENCWLDLKKTGLEGEMGTSTMISQIERLLPGVQKREWALTKQRSSVNSPGSTFKTFLNFLLEEKQAIEYINDDMRETENRYQQGKVHSSSADEIQSGDTQPTMQDQLDRQGQMLEQVVQGLAQVAQVLADSKGRDHQRKANIQKACWFHGTDNHTIEKCTGFGQLQPKEKLDCTRRNGGCFGCLRQGHISSRCLNHNTCGVEGCTQSHHPLLHQSFTPVSGMSCHNAANSVNKGNASKGNTLLMVSPATSNNALMTVLWDPGANMSLITHASARRLGLSGKKITLSITKVGNVTDVIPSKEYTVPLVDTKGRVWTIQAYGMDEVTADVGDVDVSNVVPLFHDINIDDVKRPTGKVDLLIGTDCCSLLPEKIQEVGGLQLMRNQFGYCLRGKHDLLSSAGKICNLVYIHSHLDVGHIRTEMNFC, encoded by the exons atgcatgcggagatgacccccaaaagtGCACCTGGCGGCAGTCGACTATACAATCACATGACCTTTCAACTTC TTTATTCTTCTCGTAACTTGTCGCTGCCTTGTGGTATGACTCTGCCAGGTTGGCATTTAGTGAAACCGGTTAATGTGACATGGAAGCCGCGACACGGCCTACAACATCTATCGGACATTGTGGAAAATGGACCCGTCAATGC GTTGAAACACAATAAAGGTTTACAACCTGACGGGAATTGCTTATCATCGTCTGTTAAGCACAATACATTTCAACGCAGGGAAATGGATGAGGTAACAGCAAAAAGGAAGAGGAGCGCTGCCAAGGGGAGATTTCATAGAATCTGCCGCAGATTTAATGAATCGTTACACGAAGCGCCTCCCATTCCTGTGTTACGGGAAATTGTAAAGGACTTGGAGATGTCATACAATGAGCTTGATGCACGCACGACAGACTTCTTAGAGCTACTTGACGATGAAATTGATTCGGACAGAATAAAGGAGCTCCAGAGTGATATGGATTCAATATACAAGGAGCTTTGTGATATCAAGTCAATGCTGTCTAGAAAAACGGAAGAAAAACAAGTTGAAACTAAAAAACTTGTCACCCAGACTATGAAAGTTAAGAAACTTGATACTCCTGAATTCTCTGGAAAGATACGTGACTATCCTAGTTTTAAAAGAGACTATGAAAGACATATGGTTCCGTCGTATGGGGAAGATCCGTTTGCACTGAAGAAATGTTTGAGTGGTGTAGCCTTGTCTTGTGTCAAGGGTGTGGATGATGACTTTAGAGAGATGTTCCGTCGTTTAGATATCAAATATGGCAGACCCGAAAAGTTATCTGACGCAGTACTTTGTGAATTGAAAACTTTGAAACCAGTCAAGGAAGGGGACCATAGAGGATTAGTGTCGCTGATAGAGGTAGTGGAAAACTGCTGGCTAGACTTGAAGAAGACAGGCCTAGAAGGAGAAATGGGGACTTCGACCATGATAAGTCAGATTGAACGTCTTCTCCCTGGTGTTCAGAAAAGAGAATGGGCCTTAACAAAACAGCGTTCTAGTGTGAATTCACCCGGAAGTACATTTAAGACATTCCTCAACTTCTTATTGGAGGAAAAGCAGGCTATTGAATACATAAATGATGACATGAGAGAGACAGAAAACAGATATCAGCAGGGCAAAGTTCATTCTTCTTCTGCAGATGAGATCCAGTCTGGTGACACGCAACCTACCATGCAAGATCAACTTGATCGCCAAGGACAAATGCTAGAACAAGTTGTGCAGGGATTGGCTCAAGTGGCCCAGGTATTGGCAGATAGTAAAGGTCGGGATCATCAAAGAAAAGCAAACATTCAAAAAGCCTGTTGGTTTCATGGAACTGACAATCACACAATCGAGAAGTGCACTGGATTTGGTCAGTTGCAACCTAAGGAAAAGTTGGATTGTACCCGTAGAAATGGAGGATGTTTCGGTTGTTTGAGACAAGGTCACATCTCTAGTCGGTGTCTTAACCATAATACCTGTGGAGTCGAAGGATGTACTCAGAGCCATCATCCTCTCCTTCATCAGTCATTTACTCCTGTCAGCGGCATGTCGTGTCACAATGCTGCTAACTCTGTGAATAAAGGCAATGCTAGTAAAGGAAACACATTATTAATGGTTAGCCCTGCAACATCCAACAATGCGCTAATGACCGTGCTATGGGATCCAGGAGCGAACATGTCTCTAATTACGCATGCCTCTGCTCGCCGATTGGGATTGAGTGGAAAGAAAATAACACTATCTATTACCAAAGTCGGCAATGTAACGGATGTAATACCCAGTAAGGAATACACTGTGCCACTCGTCGATACCAAAGGTCGTGTTTGGACAATCCAGGCATACGGAATGGACGAAGTGACTGCTGACGTTGGGGACGTTGATGTATCAAATGTAGTGCCGTTGTTtcatgatataaacattgatgaTGTCAAGAGACCTACCGGTAAAGTCGATCTCCTCATAGGAACTGACTGCTGTTCCCTGCTACCAGAAAAGATCCAGGAAGTAGGAGGCCTTCAGTTGATGAGAAACCAGTTTGGGTACTGTCTCAGAGGGAAGCATGATCTCCTTTCTTCAGCTGGGAAAATTTGCAACCTTGTATACATTCACTCGCATCTGGATGTGGGGCATATCAGAACAGAGATGAACTTTTGTTGA
- the LOC117320185 gene encoding uncharacterized protein LOC117320185, translating to MNLIQKGLNYDSEEKRWTASYPWIRDPGVLPNNFVAAKARMVSTERRLLRIGADYAKLYHDQIRDMVKRKVARKLSEREIDEYDGPVHYLPHHEVLKPDSRSTPLRIVFNSSASFMGHSLNDYWAKGPNIVNDLMSVLIRFREGQVGMAGDISKMYNSVKMSESDQHTHRFLWRDMDQGKEPDHYVMEAVTFGDRPSGAIASMALLKTAELAKELYPEVTQIIKENSYVDDILCSTDSTSAAKNLSEDIDVVLEKGGFKVKHWTLSGMSTALGNNVNTQEKVLGMIWDPKMDTFKYKARLNFSPKVKKIHQEQNLSEGDIPNQIPQRLTHRMVLSQVSSIFDPLGLITPFILCAKLLMRALCKRDTVGETGGRQTWDSAMDEDMRKEWIKFFSDLFVVETLEFPRCIKPDCVKGNPILIVFSDGSKEAFGACAYIRWETRNEIVSTNLIAAKNRIAPTRQLSIPRLELCGAVIGVRLREKLLNGSKLRFERVFHIVDSMIVQAQIQKESYGFGTFTATRVAEIQSKSSPDEWWWVSGNDNPADLTTRVTAPKNLDMESVWQTGPAFLKMPLEEWPISRTFNLEGEPLPDIIGHVAVGDISIVGDACRSEQTSLEDVNLECFKETRTLFRVTALLMRIVKRGTLRQNAKIISSCEINEAERMWIKYTQNDMRPDWKMAYQRLGVIRNPDGFIVVGSRLSEWMKASWNQTEFILLPPKAKFTELVMKSCHNEDHTGVEATLAKLRSKYWVPGARKFLKMIKRQCVTCRRKEKICHTQAMRSLPLDRLRPSPAFSFTAVDLFGLFTIRDTVKKRTHGKAYGVIFTCLASRGVYLDLADSYSTDGFMMVLRRFVSLRGYPKKLRSDCGTQLVAASKVLSEIDLNWQQIELFGVNHGLEWEFNKSADSPWENGCCESLIKSVKKCLASAIGDSVMSFTELQTVLFEAANSLNERPIGKKNSDPNEGSYLCPNDLLLGRASIRVPPGTWSTKESFKVRWKFVQQVVDVFWKRWIRDFFPTLIIRQKWHTSKRNLLVGDIVLVQDSNAVRGQWKLAQVCEATPGKDGKVRDVELRYKSQDPGKGYCGTTDSIIRRSVHRLVLILPVEEQS from the coding sequence ATGAACCTGATCCAGAAGGGATTGAACTACGATTCTGAAGAAAAACGGTGGACAGCCTCATATCCATGGATAAGGGATCCAGGTGTACTACCCAACAATTTCGTCGCAGCGAAGGCAAGAATGGTGTCTACAGAACGAAGGCTGCTTAGGATTGGAGCAGACTATGCCAAGTTATATCACGACCAGATAAGAGATATGGTAAAGAGGAAAGTTGCTCGTAAACTGTCAGAGAGGGAAATCGATGAATACGATGGTCCAGTACATTACTTGCCACATCACGAGGTGTTGAAACCTGATTCAAGGTCGACTCCTCTCCGAATAGTCTTCAACTCATCAGCCTCATTTATGGGCCACTCTCTCAACGACTACTGGGCCAAGGGTCCCAACATAGTTAACGATCTTATGTCTGTGCTCATAAGGTTCCGTGAAGGACAGGTTGGCATGGCCGGAGACATATCGAAAATGTATAATTCTGTGAAAATGAGTGAATCTGATCAACATACTCACAGGTTCTTGTGGCGGGACATGGATCAAGGGAAAGAGCCTGACCACTACGTTATGGAAGCCGTGACGTTTGGAGATCGACCAAGTGGGGCTATTGCATCTATGGCACTACTGAAAACGGCAGAACTGGCTAAGGAATTGTATCCGGAAGTCACACAAATCATTAAGGAAAACAGCTACGtggatgacattttgtgttcgACGGACAGTACCTCAGCAGCCAAAAACTTGTCTGAAGACATTGATGTTGTATTGGAAAAGGGAGGATTTAAGGTGAAGCACTGGACATTATCTGGAATGTCCACAGCGCTAGGCAACAATGTGAATACTCAGGAGAAGGTTCTTGGGATGATATGGGATCCGAAGATGGATACCTTTAAATACAAAGCTAGACTCAACTTTTCTCCAAAGGTCAAAAAAATCCACCAAGAGCAAAATCTTTCTGAAGGAGATATTCCAAATCAAATTCCGCAGCGTTTGACTCACCGAATGGTTTTAAGCCAAGTATCAAGCATATTCGATCCTCTAGGACTGATAACACCATTCATATTATGCGCCAAACTCCTCATGAGAGCGTTATGCAAAAGAGATACGGTCGGGGAGACAGGAGGACGTCAGACTTGGGATTCCGCTATGGACGAGGACATGCGGAAGGAGTGGATCAAATTCTTTTCCGACTTATTTGTGGTTGAAACACTCGAATTCCCTCGATGTATCAAACCAGATTGTGTCAAGGGTAACCCTATCCTGATTGTTTTTTCGGATGGCAGCAAGGAAGCATTTGGCGCATGTGCATATATCAGATGGGAGACCAGAAACGAGATAGTGAGTACAAACCTCATTGCAGCAAAAAATAGGATCGCACCTACTCGGCAATTGTCGATACCTCGTCTAGAACTGTGTGGTGCTGTGATAGGGGTTCGCTTGAGGGAGAAACTTTTGAATGGATCGAAACTCCGATTTGAGCGCGTGTTTCACATTGTAGATTCTATGATTGTACAAGCTCAAATACAAAAGGAGAGCTATGGATTCGGCACTTTCACCGCTACCAGGGTAGCGGAGATACAATCCAAGTCCAGTCCAGACGAATGGTGGTGGGTATCTGGAAATGACAACCCTGCTGACCTCACCACCAGGGTCACGGCTCCTAAGAATCTGGATATGGAATCTGTTTGGCAGACAGGCCCAGCATTTTTGAAAATGCCTCTTGAAGAATGGCCTATTAGTCGTACATTTAACCTGGAGGGAGAACCTTTACCGGACATAATCGGACATGTGGCGGTTGGAGACATTTCGATTGTCGGTGATGCATGTCGATCTGAACAAACCTCGTTAGAGGACGTGAACCTGGAATGTTTCAAAGAAACGCGTACGTTATTTCGCGTTACCGCCTTGTTGATGCGAATTGTCAAAAGGGGGACATTGCGACAAAATGCTAAGATTATCTCAAGTTGTGAGATTAATGAAGCTGAACGGATGTGGATCAAATATACGCAAAACGATATGCGTCCAGACTGGAAAATGGCCTATCAACGTCTCGGCGTTATCCGCAATCCTGATGGTTTCATCGTCGTTGGGTCAAGGTTGTCTGAGTGGATGAAGGCTTCCTGGAATCAAACCGAATTCATCCTCCTTCCTCCAAAGGCCAAGTTTACAGAGCTGGTCATGAAATCATGCCACAACGAAGATCATACTGGGGTAGAGGCCACACTTGCTAAACTGAGAAGCAAATATTGGGTACCAGGAGCGAGGAAATTCCTTAAAATGATCAAGAGGCAATGTGTGACCTGCAGGAGAAAGGAGAAGATCTGTCATACTCAAGCCATGAGGTCCCTGCCATTGGATAGACTGAGACCATCACCGGCATTCTCCTTCACTGCGGTCGACCTGTTCGGACTGTTCACAATTAGGGATACTGTAAAAAAGAGAACTCATGGCAAGGCATACGGTGTGATTTTCACTTGCCTTGCATCCAGAGGAGTGTATTTGGATCTCGCGGATAGTTACAGCACGGATGGCTTCATGATGGTACTTCGTAGATTTGTGTCTTTGCGTGGTTATCCCAAGAAGCTCAGATCCGATTGTGGAACTCAACTTGTTGCTGCTAGCAAAGTACTTTCAGAGATCGACCTTAACTGGCAGCAGATTGAATTGTTCGGCGTGAACCACGGACTGGAATGGGAGTTCAACAAATCCGCCGACTCGCCCTGGGAGAATGGATGCTGTGAATCTCTTATCAAGTCGGTGAAAAAATGCCTCGCCTCCGCGATTGGCGACAGTGTCATGTCCTTCACCGAGCTTCAAACAGTTTTGTTTGAAGCAGCCAACTCTCTCAATGAGCGCCCTATTGGAAAGAAGAACAGCGATCCTAATGAAGGCTCATACCTCTGCCCTAATGATCTGCTTCTTGGTCGTGCTTCCATCAGAGTTCCACCAGGAACTTGGTCGACGAAGGAAAGCTTCAAAGTTCGGTGGAAATTCGTCCAGCAAGTGGTGGATGTTTTTTGGAAAAGGTGGATCAGAGACTTCTTTCCTACGCTCATTATACGCCAGAAATGGCACACATCCAAGAGGAACTTACTCGTAGGTGACATTGTTCTCGTGCAAGACAGCAATGCTGTCAGAGGTCAGTGGAAACTTGCACAGGTGTGCGAGGCAACTCCCGGGAAAGACGGGAAAGTCAGGGATGTCGAACTTCGGTACAAATCCCAAGATCCTGGAAAGGGGTACTGTGGTACTACGGACAGCATCATTCGCCGTTCTGTGCATAGACTGGTACTTATCCTTCCGGTTGAAGAACAATCATAA